The Micromonospora sp. NBC_01740 genome includes a window with the following:
- a CDS encoding flavin reductase family protein produces MRARRGGAGRTMFHVNHEPGAEIHHIDPFAVPADQRSPVRRLRGRLASPVTLWTAPEPAGLTVSSTLVAEGEPDRLLGLVDPESDLWAAVESAGRFAVAPLGPAHRQLADRFAGLFPSPGGLFATGVWTDTPYGPVPADAGGWAGCRLDSAREYGWGLLVEATIEAVELTGETDPLLHYRGRYRELT; encoded by the coding sequence ATCCGGGCCCGTCGGGGCGGGGCAGGCCGCACAATGTTTCACGTGAATCATGAGCCGGGCGCCGAGATCCACCACATCGACCCGTTCGCCGTGCCCGCCGACCAACGCTCGCCCGTACGCCGGCTGCGCGGTCGGCTGGCGTCGCCGGTGACGCTCTGGACGGCGCCGGAGCCGGCGGGCCTGACGGTCTCCTCGACGCTGGTCGCGGAGGGTGAGCCGGACCGGCTGCTCGGCCTGGTCGACCCGGAGTCCGACCTGTGGGCGGCGGTCGAGTCCGCCGGCCGCTTCGCGGTGGCGCCGCTCGGCCCGGCGCACCGGCAGCTCGCCGACCGGTTCGCGGGCCTCTTCCCGTCCCCCGGCGGCCTGTTCGCCACCGGCGTGTGGACCGACACCCCCTACGGCCCGGTGCCGGCCGACGCGGGCGGCTGGGCGGGGTGCCGGCTCGACTCCGCCCGCGAGTACGGCTGGGGCCTGCTGGTGGAGGCCACCATCGAGGCCGTCGAGCTGACCGGGGAGACGGACCCGCTGCTGCACTACCGGGGCCGCTACCGCGAGCTGACCTGA
- a CDS encoding solute symporter family protein: MNTVLAAEAGSTTARNLTITLFLVFVAVTLAITIWASRQTKTATDFYAGGRSFSGFQNGMAIGGDYMSAASFLGIAGMIALYGYDGFLYSIGFLVAWLVALLLVAELLRNSGRYTMADVLAFRMRQRPVRTAAAVSTITVSIFYLLAQMVGAGALVALLLGIKPGTTFLGMDADTAKVATIIMVGALMIVYVTVGGMKGTTYVQIVKAFLLMGGATIMTVLVLAKYNFNLSELLGAAAASSGKGDALLGPGLRYGVEVAGDATQTFYNKMDLLSLGIALVLGTAGLPHILIRFYTVPTAKTARKSVLWAIGIIGTFYLLTLALGFGAAALVGSEAITAQDKAGNTAAPQLAEALGIEFLGGDLGGATLLAVIAAVAFATILAVVAGLTLASSSSLAHDFYANVIKDGKASERQEVRVARVSALVIGAISIVLSIYAQNLNVAFLVALAFAVAASGNLPAILYSLFWRRFNTSGAVWAIYGGLLSAVLLVFFSPVVSGAATSMFPEHDWQWFPLSNPGILSIPFGFLCGWIGTVISKEHDEAKYAELEVRSVTGAGAH, translated from the coding sequence ATGAACACGGTCCTCGCGGCTGAGGCGGGCAGCACCACCGCCCGCAACCTCACCATCACGCTCTTCCTGGTCTTCGTTGCGGTGACCCTGGCCATCACCATCTGGGCCAGCCGGCAGACCAAGACCGCCACCGACTTCTACGCCGGTGGCCGGTCCTTCTCCGGTTTCCAGAACGGCATGGCCATCGGTGGCGACTACATGTCGGCCGCCTCGTTCCTGGGCATCGCCGGCATGATCGCCCTCTACGGCTACGACGGCTTCCTCTACTCCATCGGCTTCCTGGTCGCCTGGCTGGTGGCGCTGCTGCTGGTCGCGGAGCTGCTGCGCAACTCCGGCCGGTACACGATGGCCGACGTGCTGGCCTTCCGGATGCGCCAGCGCCCGGTGCGGACCGCCGCGGCCGTCTCCACCATCACGGTGTCGATCTTCTACCTGCTGGCGCAGATGGTCGGCGCGGGCGCGCTGGTCGCCCTGCTGCTCGGCATCAAGCCGGGTACGACGTTCCTCGGCATGGACGCCGACACCGCCAAGGTCGCCACCATCATCATGGTCGGCGCGCTCATGATCGTCTACGTCACGGTGGGCGGCATGAAGGGCACCACCTACGTGCAGATCGTCAAGGCGTTCCTGCTGATGGGCGGCGCGACGATCATGACGGTGCTGGTGCTGGCGAAGTACAACTTCAACCTGTCGGAGCTGCTCGGCGCCGCCGCGGCCTCCTCCGGCAAGGGCGACGCGCTCCTCGGACCGGGGTTGCGCTACGGGGTCGAGGTGGCCGGCGACGCGACGCAGACCTTCTACAACAAGATGGACCTGCTGTCGCTCGGCATCGCGCTGGTGCTCGGCACCGCCGGCCTGCCGCACATCCTGATCCGCTTCTACACCGTGCCGACGGCGAAGACGGCCCGCAAGAGCGTGCTCTGGGCGATCGGCATCATCGGCACCTTCTACCTGCTCACCCTGGCCCTCGGCTTCGGCGCGGCGGCGCTGGTCGGCAGCGAGGCGATCACCGCGCAGGACAAGGCCGGCAACACGGCCGCGCCGCAGCTCGCCGAGGCGCTCGGCATCGAATTCCTCGGCGGCGATCTCGGCGGGGCGACCCTGCTCGCGGTCATCGCGGCGGTCGCCTTCGCCACGATCCTGGCCGTGGTCGCCGGCCTGACGCTGGCCTCCTCGTCCAGCCTGGCGCACGACTTCTACGCCAACGTGATCAAGGACGGTAAGGCGTCCGAGCGCCAAGAGGTCAGGGTCGCCCGGGTCTCCGCCCTGGTGATCGGCGCGATCTCGATCGTGCTGTCGATCTACGCGCAGAACCTGAACGTGGCCTTCCTGGTGGCGTTGGCGTTCGCGGTGGCCGCCTCCGGCAACCTGCCGGCGATCCTCTACAGCCTGTTCTGGCGGCGGTTCAACACCTCGGGCGCGGTGTGGGCCATCTACGGCGGCCTGCTCTCCGCCGTACTGCTGGTGTTCTTCTCGCCGGTGGTCTCCGGAGCGGCCACCTCGATGTTCCCCGAGCACGACTGGCAGTGGTTCCCGCTGTCCAACCCGGGCATCCTGTCCATCCCGTTCGGTTTCCTGTGCGGGTGGATCGGCACCGTGATCTCCAAGGAGCACGACGAGGCGAAGTACGCGGAGCTGGAGGTGCGTTCCGTCACCGGCGCCGGCGCCCACTGA
- a CDS encoding LCP family protein, with protein MLLAGLAVVGLEVLSDRYEGSVVREQLLDPTARQKRTDPDGPLNYLLVGTDRWQSGSAADRRSDTILIVHVPAGGREAYLVSVPRDLLVAIPAGNGYGGGQDKINAAYEHGGGGQPGTRLLSATLSRLTGIRFDGAALIDFSGFRKVIDLLGGVRMCVDTEVRSIHTDRVFAPGCQQMDGGEALDYVRQRYDLPGGDYDRQTHQQQLLRAVLERASETSLRTNPVKLDQVIRAVGGSLTVDTNGVRLEDLVLALRDLPADALRGVQVPSHPQTIDQVSYVVLDNGGNGLFEAVRGTRVPDWARANPRWVTRL; from the coding sequence GTGCTGCTGGCCGGGCTCGCCGTGGTGGGCCTGGAGGTGCTGAGCGACCGGTACGAGGGCAGCGTCGTCCGGGAGCAACTGCTCGACCCCACCGCCCGCCAGAAGCGCACCGACCCCGACGGGCCGCTGAACTACCTGCTGGTGGGAACCGACCGCTGGCAGAGCGGCAGCGCGGCGGACCGACGCTCGGACACCATCCTCATCGTGCACGTCCCCGCCGGCGGGCGCGAGGCGTACCTGGTCTCCGTCCCCCGGGACCTGCTCGTGGCCATCCCCGCCGGCAACGGCTACGGCGGCGGCCAGGACAAGATCAATGCGGCGTACGAGCACGGCGGCGGCGGCCAGCCGGGCACCCGCCTGCTCTCGGCCACCCTGTCCCGGTTGACCGGCATCCGCTTCGACGGCGCGGCCCTGATCGACTTCTCCGGCTTCCGCAAGGTCATCGACCTGCTCGGCGGCGTACGCATGTGCGTGGACACCGAGGTCCGCTCGATCCACACCGACCGCGTCTTCGCGCCCGGCTGCCAGCAGATGGACGGCGGTGAGGCGCTGGACTACGTCCGCCAGCGCTACGACCTGCCGGGCGGCGACTACGACAGGCAGACCCACCAGCAGCAACTGCTCCGGGCGGTGCTGGAGCGCGCGAGCGAGACGTCGCTGCGGACCAACCCGGTCAAGCTGGACCAGGTGATCCGCGCCGTGGGCGGCTCGTTGACCGTGGACACCAACGGCGTACGGCTGGAGGACCTGGTCCTCGCGCTGCGCGACCTGCCGGCGGACGCGCTGCGCGGCGTGCAGGTCCCCTCCCACCCCCAGACCATCGACCAGGTGTCGTACGTGGTGCTCGACAACGGCGGGAACGGCCTCTTCGAGGCGGTACGCGGCACCCGCGTGCCGGACTGGGCGCGCGCCAACCCGCGGTGGGTCACCCGGCTGTGA
- a CDS encoding LCP family protein codes for MSATMPAGVPLPHLHRSAGRASVPGPGRDAGRARPAEAHWSPAADEPRAGGPGGPAGPGGPAGPGGPTGPDRPGRGGVRPRWGRIALVAGVAVLVLALLGGVGAWFYARGLDDDLARTDPFSEITGGRPAKAVDGALNILLVGSDSRDPDAPVDKSSKWRADTIIVMHIPSDHQKAYLVSIPRDLYVPIPEGANADCGSGQRGKINAAFAFGGLPLAVRTVECFTDVRLDHVMAIDFAGFKQVTDALGGVDLKVERTVTSIHKPYRTFTKGTNHMDGAEALDWIRQRKQFPDGDFARMRHQQEFLRALMDKAASTGTLTNPKKLNDFLKSVTAAVTVDQSFSLVDMGVQFRNLRGENLTFVTSPHVGSQTIDGESVVVSDKEKALTMYKAMSADTMTAWVEANQKKKDGTGN; via the coding sequence ATGTCAGCGACCATGCCCGCCGGAGTTCCACTCCCGCACCTGCACCGCAGCGCCGGGCGCGCCTCGGTGCCCGGCCCCGGCCGGGACGCCGGACGCGCCCGGCCGGCCGAGGCCCACTGGTCCCCGGCAGCGGACGAGCCACGGGCCGGCGGCCCGGGCGGTCCCGCGGGTCCGGGCGGACCGGCCGGGCCAGGCGGACCGACCGGACCGGACCGGCCGGGCCGGGGCGGCGTCCGCCCCCGCTGGGGCCGGATCGCCCTGGTGGCCGGCGTGGCCGTGCTGGTGCTCGCGCTGCTCGGCGGGGTGGGCGCCTGGTTCTACGCCCGCGGCCTCGACGACGACCTGGCCCGCACCGACCCGTTCTCGGAGATCACGGGGGGCCGCCCGGCCAAGGCGGTGGACGGCGCCCTGAACATCCTGCTGGTGGGCAGCGACTCCCGGGACCCGGACGCCCCGGTGGACAAGTCCAGCAAGTGGCGGGCCGACACGATCATCGTGATGCACATCCCGTCGGACCACCAGAAGGCCTACCTGGTCTCCATCCCCCGTGACCTCTACGTGCCGATCCCGGAGGGCGCCAACGCCGACTGCGGCAGCGGGCAGCGGGGGAAGATCAACGCCGCCTTCGCCTTCGGCGGGCTGCCGCTGGCCGTCCGGACGGTGGAGTGCTTCACCGACGTCCGGCTCGACCACGTGATGGCGATCGACTTCGCCGGCTTCAAGCAGGTCACCGACGCCCTCGGCGGCGTCGACCTGAAGGTCGAGCGGACCGTCACCTCGATCCACAAGCCGTACCGGACGTTCACCAAGGGCACCAACCACATGGACGGCGCCGAGGCGCTGGACTGGATCCGGCAGCGCAAGCAGTTCCCGGACGGCGACTTCGCCCGGATGCGGCACCAGCAGGAGTTCCTCCGCGCCCTGATGGACAAGGCGGCGAGCACGGGCACGCTGACCAATCCGAAGAAGCTGAACGACTTCCTCAAGTCGGTCACCGCCGCGGTCACCGTCGACCAGAGCTTCTCGCTTGTCGACATGGGGGTCCAGTTCCGCAACCTGCGCGGCGAGAACCTCACCTTCGTGACCAGCCCGCACGTCGGCAGCCAGACCATCGACGGTGAGTCGGTGGTGGTGTCGGACAAGGAGAAGGCGCTGACCATGTACAAGGCGATGTCGGCCGACACCATGACGGCCTGGGTCGAGGCCAACCAGAAGAAGAAGGACGGCACCGGAAACTGA
- a CDS encoding LCP family protein, translated as MPVQTSRRPPALESPRGPVRASTSIPKQPVKGGKPGGGSAKKRSRRKDPLWARLTLIFGAVLMVASGAAIVGSKALISSATGNIAQRNLLGDAGKTDAEGGASLDGPIDMLLLGVDARERWAADDVRADSIIVLHIPATHDQAYLISIPRDTEAHIPAFKQSGYKGGTDKINAAFQAGARNGGGWEGGAQLMAQTIKKMTGISFDGAAIINFGGFKNVIEALGTVRICVKQEVESIHMSYVDGKPMWNADAKKTGKQRTPVVHKKGCREMEGWAALDYSRQRKSLKNGDYDRQQNQQQLIKAMAKKATQDGTLTNPIKLNKLIDAAGKAFILDTAGVPVPDFVFTMRGVTGNDLVMLKTNGGTFHSDGSRETLSAQTMDMFRAVKQDKLAEFVFANPEVVSSRE; from the coding sequence ATGCCGGTTCAGACCAGCCGTCGCCCTCCGGCGCTGGAGTCCCCCCGTGGCCCGGTCCGGGCCTCCACGAGCATCCCGAAGCAGCCCGTCAAGGGCGGCAAGCCCGGTGGCGGGTCCGCGAAGAAGCGGTCGCGCCGCAAGGACCCGCTCTGGGCCCGACTCACGCTGATCTTCGGCGCCGTGCTGATGGTCGCCAGCGGTGCGGCCATCGTCGGCAGCAAGGCGCTGATCAGCAGCGCCACCGGCAACATCGCCCAGCGCAACCTCCTCGGCGACGCGGGCAAGACCGACGCCGAGGGTGGCGCCAGCCTGGACGGCCCGATCGACATGCTGCTGCTCGGTGTGGACGCCCGGGAGCGGTGGGCCGCCGACGACGTGCGGGCGGACAGCATCATCGTGCTGCACATCCCGGCGACGCACGACCAGGCGTACCTGATCTCGATCCCCCGGGACACCGAGGCCCATATCCCGGCCTTCAAGCAGAGCGGCTACAAGGGCGGCACCGACAAGATCAACGCGGCGTTCCAGGCCGGCGCCCGCAACGGCGGCGGCTGGGAGGGCGGCGCCCAGCTGATGGCGCAGACGATCAAGAAGATGACCGGGATCAGCTTCGACGGCGCGGCCATCATCAACTTCGGCGGATTCAAGAACGTCATCGAGGCCCTCGGCACGGTGCGCATCTGCGTCAAGCAGGAGGTCGAGTCGATCCACATGTCATACGTGGACGGCAAGCCGATGTGGAACGCGGACGCGAAGAAGACCGGCAAGCAGCGGACGCCCGTGGTGCACAAGAAGGGCTGCCGTGAGATGGAGGGCTGGGCGGCGCTGGACTACTCCCGGCAGCGCAAGAGCCTCAAGAACGGCGACTACGACCGGCAGCAGAACCAGCAGCAGCTGATCAAGGCGATGGCGAAGAAGGCCACCCAGGACGGGACGCTGACCAACCCGATCAAGCTGAACAAGCTGATCGACGCGGCCGGCAAGGCATTCATCCTCGACACCGCCGGCGTGCCGGTCCCCGATTTCGTCTTCACCATGCGCGGGGTGACCGGCAACGACCTCGTGATGCTGAAGACGAACGGCGGCACCTTCCACAGCGACGGCAGCCGCGAGACGCTCAGCGCCCAGACGATGGACATGTTCCGCGCGGTGAAACAGGACAAGCTGGCCGAATTCGTCTTCGCCAACCCCGAGGTCGTCTCCAGCCGCGAGTAG
- a CDS encoding UDP-glucuronic acid decarboxylase family protein — MNAVARFGPGHRILVTGGAGFVPSHLVDSLIARGCTVVALDNFITGSKENVAHLLDEPNFTLVEADISDGLPTHHPAMAERFDAILHMASPASPTDFEKLPVEILRVGSVATLHLLERAVADGARFLMASTSEAYGDPKEHPQPESYWGNVNPIGIRAVYDEAKRFSEAATMAYHRSRGLDTAIVRIFNTYGPRMRPDDGRAIPTFISQALRGEPITVHGTGNQTRSICYVSDLVHGILLLLDSRETGPINCGTEHEMSMRQLAETIVALTGSSSEVTYITRSADDPEMRRPDLTLARELLGYEPTVAPEDGLRRTIEYFRERMV; from the coding sequence ATGAACGCTGTTGCCCGCTTCGGACCCGGTCACCGCATCCTCGTCACGGGCGGCGCCGGCTTCGTACCGTCGCACCTGGTGGACTCCCTGATCGCTCGCGGCTGCACCGTGGTCGCGCTCGACAACTTCATCACCGGGTCGAAGGAGAACGTCGCCCACCTGCTGGACGAGCCGAACTTCACCCTGGTCGAGGCCGACATCTCCGACGGCCTGCCGACCCACCACCCGGCGATGGCCGAGCGGTTCGACGCCATCCTGCACATGGCCTCGCCGGCGAGCCCGACCGACTTCGAGAAGCTGCCGGTGGAGATCCTCCGCGTCGGCTCGGTGGCCACCCTGCACCTGCTGGAGCGCGCGGTCGCCGACGGCGCCCGCTTCCTGATGGCCTCCACCTCCGAGGCGTACGGGGACCCGAAGGAGCACCCGCAGCCCGAGTCGTACTGGGGCAACGTCAACCCGATCGGCATCCGCGCCGTCTACGACGAGGCGAAGCGCTTCTCCGAGGCGGCCACCATGGCCTACCACCGGAGCCGGGGGCTCGACACGGCCATCGTCCGGATCTTCAACACGTACGGCCCGCGGATGCGCCCGGACGACGGCCGGGCCATCCCGACCTTCATCTCGCAGGCGCTGCGCGGCGAGCCGATCACCGTGCACGGCACCGGCAACCAGACCCGTTCGATCTGCTACGTGTCCGACCTGGTGCACGGCATCCTGCTGCTCCTCGACTCCCGCGAGACGGGGCCGATCAACTGCGGCACCGAGCACGAGATGAGCATGCGGCAGCTGGCTGAGACGATCGTGGCGCTCACCGGGAGCAGCTCCGAGGTGACCTACATCACCCGCAGCGCCGACGACCCGGAGATGCGCCGCCCGGACCTGACCCTCGCCCGGGAGCTGCTCGGATACGAGCCGACCGTGGCGCCCGAGGACGGCCTCCGCCGCACGATCGAGTACTTCCGCGAGCGGATGGTCTAG
- a CDS encoding rhodanese-like domain-containing protein produces MFGSQVPTVTVTEIADDAYLLDVREDDEWNAGHAPGAHHLPMMELPARIAEVPTDRDVAVICRSGGRSAQVVAYLMRNGWDQVRNVEGGMGEWAAAGRGVVREDGQPGRVL; encoded by the coding sequence GTGTTCGGATCCCAGGTTCCCACCGTGACCGTGACCGAGATCGCCGACGACGCGTACCTGCTCGACGTCCGGGAGGACGACGAGTGGAACGCCGGCCACGCTCCCGGCGCACACCACCTGCCGATGATGGAGCTGCCGGCCCGGATCGCCGAGGTGCCGACCGACCGCGACGTCGCCGTCATCTGCCGCTCCGGCGGGCGCTCCGCGCAGGTCGTCGCCTACCTGATGCGCAACGGGTGGGACCAGGTGCGCAACGTCGAGGGCGGGATGGGCGAGTGGGCCGCCGCCGGGCGAGGAGTGGTCCGCGAGGACGGGCAGCCGGGCCGGGTCCTCTAG
- a CDS encoding DUF485 domain-containing protein, whose translation MSTDTPASTPSTSAADRYLAVQRSDEFAGLRRTLRGFIFPMTVAFFLWYALYVILSAYARDFMGTKLFGSNINIALVFGLLQFVSTFLIAWLYSRFADRKIDPVADRIRAEIGEVGNEHGPRG comes from the coding sequence ATGTCCACGGACACACCCGCGTCCACGCCGTCGACCTCGGCGGCGGACCGGTACCTGGCCGTGCAGCGGTCGGACGAGTTCGCCGGGTTGCGGCGCACGCTGCGCGGCTTCATCTTCCCGATGACCGTCGCGTTCTTCCTGTGGTACGCGCTCTACGTCATCCTGTCCGCGTACGCGCGGGACTTCATGGGCACGAAGCTCTTCGGCAGCAACATCAACATCGCCCTCGTCTTCGGCCTGCTCCAGTTCGTCTCGACCTTCCTCATCGCCTGGCTCTACTCGCGGTTCGCCGACCGGAAGATCGACCCGGTCGCCGACCGGATCCGCGCCGAGATCGGGGAGGTGGGCAATGAACACGGTCCTCGCGGCTGA